The following DNA comes from Flavobacteriales bacterium.
ATGGACCGCTTTCAGATACCTGGCACAGTGAGAGCCAGTTTCTCTATTTACAATAGCGAGGATGATGTGGACCGCTTACTCGAAGCCATGGAGCGGGTCGTGCCTATGCTGGCGTGAGTTCTTTCTGGATCAGACGGGCCACTTTCTCTGGCTCATCGATGATGACCATATGCCCGCCATCAAGTAGGTCATCGGCATCCACTTTCAGTGGCAATACCCGATCGGCCTTACCGTGAATACGTTTTAAATTGCTAGGTACATCTTCATTATCCCATGTGAGAATGGCTTGCACAGCCCACTTGACAAAGGCTCTATCCGTCTGATGAGCGATCTCATGGATAAGGTCCTTGCTTTCCTGACGCTTTAGGTTCATCACCGCATCGAGCAAAGGCAGGGGCAATTGCATGAGCTGGGCTGGGATGTAGGGAACCAGATTCAAGCTACCGATCCTTCGGAAATAACTGGGCAGCTCCGATCGGCAGGCCGCAGAACTGATAATGATGATCGTTTCAGGATCGATGTGCTTGCTCATCTCACAGGCCAGCATCCCACCGAATGACAATCCGACCAAGGCGAAAGGCTCATCTGTGTCCAAGCCACCGGCTAGACGCTGCGCATAACTTGCGAGAGATTCTTTTGGCTTAGGCGTGATCCAGGGAACGTATGTGATGGGTTCGTCCAGAAAGGTATTCACCTGATCGAACACCCGTTCATTCGCTCCAAGTCCGCTGATTCCGTAGATTTTCACTGTAGTACTATTCTACAGTCACGCTCTTGGCGAGATTTCGTGGTTGATCCACGTTACATCCGCGCATCACAGCTATGTGATAAGAGAGCAATTGAAGTGGGATCACAGCGAGGAAGGGCACGAGGATGCCTTCCGTCTCCGGCACCTCGATCACATGATCGGCCATCTCCTTCACCTGAGTGTCCCCTTCTGTGACAATGGCCAATATGCGCCCACCGCGGGCCTTGACTTCTTGGATATTGCTCACCACCTTCTCATAGGAAGAATCCTTGGTAGCGATGACAATGACCGGCATCTGCTCATCGATCAGAGCGATAGGTCCGTGCTTCATCTCAGCAGCAGGATATCCTTCTGCATGGATGTAGGAGATCTCTTTGAGTTTGAGTGCACCTTCGAGGGCTACCGGGAAGTTGACTCCTCTTCCGAGATAGAGCATATTGCTGGCATCCTTGTAGTGTTCGGCCAGGTATTCGACCATGTCATTGGTCTCAAGCAAAGCGGCAATTTTTTCTGGAATGGAATCCAGTTCGATCAAGAGTCTTTGCAACTTACCGTGGGTGATCGTTCCTCGCAAATGACCGAGGGTGAGAGCGATCAATGTGAGAACGGTCAGTTGTGCCGTAAAGGCTTTGGTAGAGGCCACACCGATCTCTGGGCCAGCGTGCGTGTAGGATCCGGTATGGGTCTCACGAGGGATAGAACTACCGATCACATTGCAGATGCCGTATATCAGCGCTCCTTTTTCCTTGGCCATTTTAATAGCGGCCAAGGTATCGGCCGTCTCACCGGATTGGGAAATGGCGATCACGACATCCTTTTCGGTGATCACCGGATTCCGATAGCGGAATTCTGAGGCATATTCCACCTCCACAGGCACACGGGCCACATCTTCAATGAGGTACTCGGCCACCAGACCGGCATGCCATGAGGTACCGCAGGCCACAATGATGATCCGTTCTGCATTCTTGATGCGTTGCTCGTATTCCTTGAAACCGCCCAGAACGATCTTACCTGAGATGAGGTCGACCCGTCCACGCATACTATCGCGCACAGACTTGGGTTGTTCATGGATCTCCTTGAGCATGAAATGCGGATAACCGCCCAGCTCAAGTGCTTCTAGATTCATCTCCAATTCATGGATGTACGGAGTGATCTCTTTATTCTCTATCGTCTTGATCTTGAGTCCCTTGTCCTTGGTCACAGAAGCGATCTCACCATCTTCCAGGTAGACCACATTCTTGGTGTACTCGATGATCGGTGTAGCATCAGAGGCGAAGAAGTATTCTCCGTTCTCACCGATCCCCACGACCAGCGGGCTACCCATTTTGGCCGCAATGAGTTCGTTGGGGTTCTCTTTATTGAGCACCACCAGCGCATAGGCACCTACTACTTCATTCAAGGCGATCCGGATGGACTCGAATAGATCGGCTCCGGTACCCTTATGTACCTCTTGGATCAGATTGATAAGGACCTCTGTATCGGTATCGCTCTTGAATTCATAGCCACGATTCTGCAACTCTTCTTTGAGCGGGTTGTAGTTCTCTATAATGCCGTTGTGTATGATACAGAGCTCTTCGCTCTCTGAGAAGTGTGGGTGGGCATTGGTATCATTGGGAGGTCCATGGGTGGCCCATCGCGTATGTCCGATACCGGCCGTGCCACTATGATCTTGTCCTTGCACCATCTCCTCCAGATTGGAGACCTTCCCTTTGCACTTGAATAGACGAATGCCATCCGCCTGCTGTAAAGCGACTCCTGCGCTGTCATATCCTCGATATTCCAAGCGTTTGAGGCCCTTGAGGATGATAGGGTAGGCTTCGCGTTCTCCAAGATATCCGACTATTCCACACATGACTATTCGAATTGGGTATAGGTAATCACCAGCTTGATCCGCTTCTCTGGGTTCTCACTTCCTGCAAGCCTTACAAAGTTAGGGCTGACTGCGTTACTCGTGGGTAACAACTTGATCTCATCCGCATCTTCCACTTCTGTGACGATCTGTTGGGCAAATCGGGTCATGTTCACCCTGTACTCTCCGGTGTCCTCATCGTAATATCCATCGCTATGGGCATCCCCCTCGAAGAGGTCGGGTATGGAAAGCACATCCCCATCGCTGTTCACGTAGACTGCAAACAGACGTTCAGGAAAAGGAAATTCGTCATTCTCAGTCGGCTCTAGTGCAGGGACTACTATCTCCACTTTATTGAACGCACCATTTATCGTGTCCAGCACATTCTTCAATTGAGAAATATCAATGGCCACATTGACTCCGGCCATGGCTTGCAGATAGACCTCCTGTTGTCCGAGAGAAGGATCATTCAGCTGATCGGCAACAGGTGTGCCGGTATAATCGCGCTCAAAGGCCAAGTAGCGCTGGGCATTGGAGTTGATCGTGAATTCGAAGGACAGGGAATCTTCATCATCATTGTGATAGTACAAGGTCATATTGCTCGAGGCGCTCAGGAGGTCGAAGTAGGCGATAGCTCCTGTGGTAGTCAAACGAGAAGTGCTGATACGCAGACCTTTGAAATACTCGAGGAAATCATCGATTTCATCAAATACACCATCATCCCCTTCTGAAGCATCAAGTAACTCTTGTCCAAGCTCATCCTTGAGACGTACCATCAGCCTTGGGCTGAGTGTGTCTTCTCCGATGATCACATCCTCATCCGTCTCGAAACGAATGATCGAATCCGGATCGAAGGCGAGTTCCTCATCCAGAACCTCGGTGGTGTAGTTCGAATAGTAGAGGGAGTCCAGATCGAGAGCCACATCCAAACGTTTGATACTGATCGTGAACTCTTCCATATCCGGACCATAGACCGAATCATTGTCCAGATAGAGGAGATTGAGCATCAGACTATCAACCGTAGG
Coding sequences within:
- the glmS gene encoding glutamine--fructose-6-phosphate transaminase (isomerizing), whose translation is MCGIVGYLGEREAYPIILKGLKRLEYRGYDSAGVALQQADGIRLFKCKGKVSNLEEMVQGQDHSGTAGIGHTRWATHGPPNDTNAHPHFSESEELCIIHNGIIENYNPLKEELQNRGYEFKSDTDTEVLINLIQEVHKGTGADLFESIRIALNEVVGAYALVVLNKENPNELIAAKMGSPLVVGIGENGEYFFASDATPIIEYTKNVVYLEDGEIASVTKDKGLKIKTIENKEITPYIHELEMNLEALELGGYPHFMLKEIHEQPKSVRDSMRGRVDLISGKIVLGGFKEYEQRIKNAERIIIVACGTSWHAGLVAEYLIEDVARVPVEVEYASEFRYRNPVITEKDVVIAISQSGETADTLAAIKMAKEKGALIYGICNVIGSSIPRETHTGSYTHAGPEIGVASTKAFTAQLTVLTLIALTLGHLRGTITHGKLQRLLIELDSIPEKIAALLETNDMVEYLAEHYKDASNMLYLGRGVNFPVALEGALKLKEISYIHAEGYPAAEMKHGPIALIDEQMPVIVIATKDSSYEKVVSNIQEVKARGGRILAIVTEGDTQVKEMADHVIEVPETEGILVPFLAVIPLQLLSYHIAVMRGCNVDQPRNLAKSVTVE
- a CDS encoding alpha/beta hydrolase, which produces MKIYGISGLGANERVFDQVNTFLDEPITYVPWITPKPKESLASYAQRLAGGLDTDEPFALVGLSFGGMLACEMSKHIDPETIIIISSAACRSELPSYFRRIGSLNLVPYIPAQLMQLPLPLLDAVMNLKRQESKDLIHEIAHQTDRAFVKWAVQAILTWDNEDVPSNLKRIHGKADRVLPLKVDADDLLDGGHMVIIDEPEKVARLIQKELTPA
- a CDS encoding DUF4270 domain-containing protein, with amino-acid sequence MEHNIERRPLKAAYFVIVGLILLCLSCEKKEDSLGLGLQPDEDFLDVLTIDDLNISTSTVRADSARTNELSRALLGELRHPLFGTMRSTIYSQFRLNALGADFGTNPTVDSLMLNLLYLDNDSVYGPDMEEFTISIKRLDVALDLDSLYYSNYTTEVLDEELAFDPDSIIRFETDEDVIIGEDTLSPRLMVRLKDELGQELLDASEGDDGVFDEIDDFLEYFKGLRISTSRLTTTGAIAYFDLLSASSNMTLYYHNDDEDSLSFEFTINSNAQRYLAFERDYTGTPVADQLNDPSLGQQEVYLQAMAGVNVAIDISQLKNVLDTINGAFNKVEIVVPALEPTENDEFPFPERLFAVYVNSDGDVLSIPDLFEGDAHSDGYYDEDTGEYRVNMTRFAQQIVTEVEDADEIKLLPTSNAVSPNFVRLAGSENPEKRIKLVITYTQFE